From the Fusobacterium ulcerans ATCC 49185 genome, the window CTTTTACCTTTACTGTATAACCTTTTTCTTCTGCAACTTTAGTAAATTCCTCTGTCAGATAAAAAGAGTTCTGCTCACTTGTATTATATACAATTCCTATATTTTTAGCCTCTGGTAAAAGTTTTTCTATAAGTTCAACCTGTTTTTTAACTGGTGACTTATCACTTACTCCTGTTACATTTTTTCTAAGTATTCCAGCATTTTCTGGATTAACTACAGCAGAGAAAAATACAGGTTTATTTTTTACATTGTTTACAGCTGCCTGAGCACTTGGTGTAGATACAGCAATTATCACATCACTGATATTATTAAATTCCTGAGCTATCACTTGTGCTGTTCCAAAATCTCCCTGTGCATTTTTATAATTAATATTTATTTTATTCTCATCATATCCTTTTTCTTTAAGAGCATCTATCACCCCTTTTCTTACATCATCTAATGAAGGATGTTCAACTATTTGAGTAATTCCTATTTCTATTTTTTTCTGCTTTTCTGTTCCACATGCTGTGCATAAAATAACTAAAAGTAAAATAAATAATTTTTTCATTTTTTTCCTCCCTGAAATATATTAAAAATAAAAAGCCC encodes:
- a CDS encoding ABC transporter substrate-binding protein, giving the protein MKKLFILLLVILCTACGTEKQKKIEIGITQIVEHPSLDDVRKGVIDALKEKGYDENKININYKNAQGDFGTAQVIAQEFNNISDVIIAVSTPSAQAAVNNVKNKPVFFSAVVNPENAGILRKNVTGVSDKSPVKKQVELIEKLLPEAKNIGIVYNTSEQNSFYLTEEFTKVAEEKGYTVKVKGISNISEMASALDTLLPTIDVLYTSIDNTVASTYPLIVEKSNKANKPIIGATKSFADQGALAIDGISDYQVGYQTGEMVAKYLNGEKIENIPYEVVEKSEIHINKDVAEKFGIKGE